A genomic region of Arvicola amphibius chromosome X, mArvAmp1.2, whole genome shotgun sequence contains the following coding sequences:
- the LOC119804966 gene encoding spindlin-2-like encodes MDPGTSTQYFWTTEAQGEPTAAAAGQEHRDNYTNETATLTKKKPKRKRQRRQCSSLAERNIVGCRISHKWKEEDGSITHWRGTVLDQVAINPSIYLVKYDGIDCVYGLELHQDERVLSLKVLSDRVKPSPVPDPNLDDTIIGKVVEHIFDGDHGSKDPWRAMVLAQAPTLNTFFYITYANDPILYMYELLDDYKEGNLQILPVHNEIRPPDVGLKFVDGLVGKQVEYTNDDGTKREGKFIGKIEALPSVYLIKFDDDFHIYVYDFTENV; translated from the coding sequence ATGGACCCTGGCACCAGCACCCAGTATTTCTGGACCACTGAGGCCCAAGGGGAGcccacagctgcagctgctggACAGGAGCACCGTGACAACTACACCAACGAAACTGCAACCTTGACCAAGAAGAAACCTAAGCGGAAGAGGCAGAGGCGCCAATGTTCATCCCTGGCTGAAAGGAACATCGTGGGCTGCAGAATTTCTCACAAATGGAAAGAAGAGGATGGTTCCATCACCCATTGGAGAGGAACGGTTCTGGATCAGGTGGCCATAAATCCCTCCATCTATCTGGTGAAATACGATGGGATCGATTGCGTCTATGGACTGGAACTCCATCAAGATGAAAGAGTATTGTCTCTTAAAGTGCTCTCTGATAGAGTAAAACCATCCCCAGTCCCTGATCCCAACCTTGATGATACCATAATTGGCAAAGTGGTGGAGCACATATTTGACGGTGACCATGGCTCAAAAGATCCATGGAGGGCGATGGTTCTGGCACAAGCGCCCACACTTAATACCTTCTTTTACATTACCTATGCAAATGATcccattttatacatgtatgagcTTCTGGATGATTATAAAGAGGGCAATCTCCAAATCCTGCCAGTGCATAATGAGATTCGTCCACCAGATGTGGGCCTGAAATTTGTGGATGGTCTGGTAGGAAAGCAGGTTGAATATACAAATGATGATGGCACCAAAAGAGAGGGCAAGTTTATTGGTAAAATAGAAGCCCTGCCATCGGTGTATCTCATCAAATTTGACGATGATTTTCATATCTATGTGTATGACTTCACGGAAAATGTCTAA